The proteins below are encoded in one region of Sulfolobus sp. A20:
- a CDS encoding chloride channel protein, translating into MKISSLPYFEKWLILGIILGVVIGLLVILFYFLLNLFTHIFLMDFVEISYPYPIGEGGSLNFVFRTGRYILIPVSLAIGGLLSGLIVYFFAPETAGSGIDYAISSYHYRQGKMRWRVVPIKIIASAITMGSGGSAGSEGPSAQFSAGIGSVILDLLRLSPEDRRRAVAVGIGAGIGIIFKTPIGGALLASEILYKRDLEPEVIYPALVASAIGYTIFGLYAGFEPIFGYYSIPFNPLRLPMYAIIGIISGLLAILYVKTLNGVNTLFVRMKKVPNYLKPLIGGGLAGLVALMAPEVLSTGEGWINLAEYGKFSAFYSPVLPLLALLVLLPILKILATSFTVSSGGSGGVFIPGLFIGAFIGADFGLVFHYFFPNVASSLAPFVIIGMISFFAAAGKVPLSVLIMVTEMTGSLQLLPGAMIAVALSYLVSGNYTIYPSQLTSRRDSPAHRSEYETPILTLVKVSSCKIDDIKVRFHDTVENALKLMYERNYLSLPVVDDNSNFIGVVYLKEIEDKPLTDMVGKYVVRGTPYVSLSSSLEEALEILAKSKCIPVVDKNKLLGIVTIESVLQAYEEEAKKVRQSSKLQ; encoded by the coding sequence ATGAAGATTTCTTCATTGCCATATTTTGAAAAATGGTTAATTTTAGGTATAATCCTAGGAGTCGTTATAGGGTTACTTGTAATATTATTTTACTTCTTACTTAACCTTTTTACTCATATATTTTTAATGGATTTCGTTGAAATTTCTTATCCGTATCCAATAGGTGAAGGTGGTTCCTTAAATTTCGTATTTAGAACTGGAAGGTATATTCTTATACCAGTTTCCCTAGCGATCGGAGGCTTATTATCCGGTTTGATAGTATATTTTTTCGCTCCGGAGACAGCTGGAAGTGGAATTGACTATGCTATTTCCTCTTATCATTACAGACAAGGTAAAATGAGGTGGAGAGTAGTTCCAATAAAAATAATTGCTTCAGCAATAACCATGGGTTCTGGCGGAAGCGCGGGTAGTGAAGGTCCGTCAGCTCAATTCTCAGCTGGAATTGGATCAGTAATCTTAGACTTATTAAGATTGTCACCAGAAGATAGAAGAAGAGCTGTCGCAGTGGGAATAGGAGCTGGAATTGGTATAATTTTTAAAACACCAATTGGCGGAGCGTTACTAGCTTCTGAGATCCTTTACAAAAGGGATTTAGAACCAGAAGTAATATACCCCGCCTTAGTAGCTTCTGCAATTGGCTATACAATATTTGGATTATATGCAGGGTTTGAACCTATATTTGGATATTACTCAATTCCCTTTAATCCATTAAGGCTTCCAATGTACGCAATCATAGGAATAATTTCTGGCTTGTTGGCAATACTATATGTGAAGACGCTTAATGGAGTTAATACCCTCTTCGTAAGAATGAAAAAAGTTCCTAATTATTTGAAACCTTTAATAGGCGGTGGATTAGCTGGGTTAGTAGCATTGATGGCTCCAGAGGTTTTATCTACCGGAGAAGGATGGATAAACTTAGCCGAATATGGGAAGTTCTCAGCTTTTTATTCTCCCGTTCTCCCATTATTAGCTCTTTTAGTATTGCTTCCTATTTTAAAAATACTAGCAACATCTTTTACAGTTAGCTCTGGTGGTAGTGGGGGTGTCTTCATACCGGGTTTATTCATTGGTGCTTTTATTGGGGCTGATTTTGGCTTAGTTTTCCATTACTTCTTCCCCAATGTAGCCTCTTCCTTAGCACCATTTGTAATTATAGGTATGATAAGTTTCTTTGCAGCAGCTGGCAAGGTTCCGTTATCTGTTCTCATAATGGTAACTGAGATGACTGGTAGTTTACAGCTATTACCTGGAGCTATGATAGCTGTAGCGCTATCATATTTAGTATCAGGTAATTATACGATTTATCCATCTCAGTTGACTTCTAGAAGAGATTCACCAGCACATAGATCAGAGTATGAAACACCGATCCTTACACTAGTTAAAGTTTCCTCGTGTAAAATAGACGATATTAAGGTTAGATTTCATGATACAGTAGAAAATGCATTAAAGCTAATGTATGAGAGGAATTATCTAAGTTTACCGGTAGTTGATGATAATTCCAACTTCATCGGGGTCGTGTATTTAAAGGAGATTGAGGATAAACCATTAACAGATATGGTAGGCAAATACGTAGTTAGGGGAACCCCTTATGTTTCGTTAAGCTCTTCATTAGAGGAAGCCTTAGAAATACTAGCTAAAAGTAAATGTATTCCAGTGGTAGATAAAAACAAACTTTTAGGGATAGTAACTATTGAATCAGTTTTACAAGCTTATGAAGAAGAAGCTAAAAAGGTAAGACAAAGTAGTAAGTTACAATAA
- a CDS encoding sulfite oxidase-like oxidoreductase: MQELKIPPNQKYVRNFIVYAEFGLPEVNLNSYKLKVSGEVENQVSLTYDDLLKMPMKEIVEDFHCVTGWSVKEVKWEGIPFKLIIDLAKVREGVKWVMFYSLDGYTSIVPYDDVLKENVIIALKMNGDKIPLKHGFPARPIIPHLYGWKSAKWLTEIEFLKEYVDGYWEERGYHERGNVWEEERFKGQGGKHSRRRPLL, translated from the coding sequence ATGCAAGAGTTAAAAATACCACCTAATCAGAAGTACGTAAGAAACTTTATAGTGTATGCTGAATTTGGACTACCTGAAGTTAATTTAAACTCGTACAAGCTTAAGGTTAGTGGAGAGGTTGAGAATCAAGTATCACTCACTTACGATGATTTACTAAAAATGCCAATGAAGGAAATAGTAGAAGACTTCCATTGTGTTACAGGCTGGTCAGTTAAGGAGGTTAAATGGGAAGGGATTCCTTTCAAGTTAATTATAGACTTAGCTAAGGTTAGGGAAGGAGTCAAATGGGTTATGTTCTATAGCTTAGACGGATATACGTCAATTGTACCTTATGATGATGTATTAAAGGAAAATGTAATCATAGCATTGAAGATGAATGGTGATAAAATACCTCTAAAACATGGTTTTCCAGCTAGACCAATAATACCCCATTTATATGGTTGGAAGAGTGCTAAATGGTTAACAGAAATAGAGTTTTTGAAAGAATACGTAGACGGTTATTGGGAAGAAAGAGGCTATCATGAGCGTGGAAACGTTTGGGAAGAGGAAAGATTTAAGGGACAAGGTGGTAAACATTCTAGAAGAAGACCATTATTGTAA
- a CDS encoding phosphate-starvation-inducible PsiE family protein, with protein sequence MRGINDKDIIKFVGYIIRIILLLGIIFQVILTVLQIVSDVIKLNILDLVNSTIIGSLLILVFLELYIAVNNYLSGKERSIANVIDAGISFVVREIILELFSANTSITNLLILAGIVGILTLSRFLASK encoded by the coding sequence ATGAGAGGTATAAATGATAAGGATATAATAAAATTTGTTGGATATATAATAAGAATTATATTATTATTGGGCATCATTTTCCAAGTAATTTTAACAGTACTTCAAATAGTGTCAGATGTCATAAAGTTAAATATACTTGACTTAGTAAACTCGACTATTATAGGATCCCTTCTAATATTGGTCTTTCTTGAGTTGTATATAGCTGTAAATAATTATCTATCTGGAAAAGAAAGAAGTATAGCAAATGTTATTGACGCTGGAATATCTTTTGTAGTTAGAGAAATAATTCTAGAACTCTTCTCCGCTAACACCAGTATAACGAACTTACTAATCCTCGCAGGAATAGTAGGAATATTAACTTTATCAAGATTTTTAGCTAGTAAATAA